In one window of Methanolobus mangrovi DNA:
- a CDS encoding helix-turn-helix transcriptional regulator, translated as MPQIKTLKNENLIKQERDDFCLTVIGKIIVKNMLPFLETSRIVEENKDFWTSRNFDAIPAHLFSRIRDLGHYFLIEPDINHMFELPREFVDNIPKSKTITTFVSYLHPEFISLYLKASESGADISLFLSEPALEKIRKEYLKQFNELIEMENTTIFLCKEKPKIPMITVTDWFCYICLFNDEERYDHRDIISFDDSSLKWCHDLFDYYRNNSKKLYQIKEVE; from the coding sequence ATGCCCCAGATAAAGACATTGAAGAATGAAAACCTTATAAAACAGGAACGAGATGATTTCTGTTTGACTGTCATAGGAAAAATAATTGTAAAAAACATGCTACCATTTCTTGAAACATCAAGGATCGTCGAAGAGAACAAAGACTTCTGGACAAGCAGGAATTTTGATGCAATACCTGCCCACCTTTTCAGTAGAATAAGAGACCTTGGACATTATTTCTTGATCGAACCTGACATTAACCACATGTTTGAACTCCCCAGAGAATTTGTGGATAATATTCCTAAATCGAAAACTATCACTACTTTTGTTTCATACCTTCATCCGGAATTCATATCTCTTTATTTGAAAGCATCTGAATCCGGAGCTGACATATCACTTTTCCTATCAGAACCGGCTTTGGAAAAGATAAGAAAAGAGTACCTTAAGCAATTCAATGAACTAATTGAAATGGAAAACACAACCATTTTCCTTTGCAAAGAGAAACCTAAAATACCAATGATAACTGTGACCGATTGGTTTTGTTATATTTGCCTTTTCAATGATGAGGAAAGGTATGATCACAGGGATATCATCAGTTTTGATGACAGTTCTTTAAAGTGGTGTCATGATTTATTTGACTATTATAGAAATAATTCAAAAAAGCTCTATCAAATAAAAGAGGTTGAATAA
- a CDS encoding helix-turn-helix transcriptional regulator, translated as MESSLTETIWFSEKRRKILLLLLDGPKDPEELKKAFGVAWRSLILPLKELKEEQLLHNSEGIYELSDIGKLIAESVKPLDGILNLFAKDTDYWVKRDLNSIPQYLLDRMGEIENCIIAEPELNDMFEPSAEFTTSLLKSKHVHSVFSIYHPFYPPLYSGLAENGTKISIVLTESVFERMKKDRQEELEKLQQSQNIELFLYKKELLPPSIIVTDNLFSGIFFSTHGRYDHRDIMSFSRSSLNWGEELFGYYQKMANEISTFEG; from the coding sequence ATGGAATCATCGCTAACTGAAACAATCTGGTTCTCTGAAAAAAGAAGAAAAATACTGTTGTTATTGCTGGACGGTCCGAAGGACCCTGAGGAATTGAAGAAAGCGTTTGGTGTTGCCTGGCGTTCATTGATACTTCCTCTAAAGGAACTCAAGGAAGAACAACTGCTTCATAACTCTGAAGGAATATATGAGCTGTCAGATATTGGAAAACTTATAGCAGAGAGTGTAAAACCATTAGATGGTATTTTAAACCTCTTTGCAAAGGATACGGATTATTGGGTTAAAAGGGACTTGAATTCAATACCACAATATCTGCTGGACAGAATGGGGGAAATAGAGAACTGCATAATTGCAGAACCAGAATTGAACGACATGTTTGAACCTTCCGCAGAATTTACGACATCTCTTCTGAAATCAAAACATGTACATTCTGTTTTTTCGATCTACCATCCATTTTATCCACCACTTTACAGTGGACTTGCAGAAAACGGAACTAAAATATCAATTGTCCTAACTGAGTCTGTATTTGAAAGAATGAAAAAGGACAGACAGGAAGAGCTGGAAAAACTACAACAGTCTCAAAATATTGAATTGTTCCTTTACAAAAAAGAATTACTTCCTCCATCAATCATAGTTACGGATAACTTGTTCTCTGGCATTTTTTTCAGTACCCATGGAAGATACGACCACCGGGATATAATGAGTTTTTCCCGGAGTTCTCTAAACTGGGGAGAAGAACTGTTCGGATATTACCAAAAAATGGCAAATGAAATCTCAACATTTGAAGGCTGA
- a CDS encoding PAS domain S-box protein, translating into MKQNEMPIKAKLIIYIVVSVFLVLIVSTAVSITTVTAQQKELAYLQSVEMARDYANQFDGDMKANMAIAQTIAKTMEMYTTADREEVNNILKNVLETYPSLTGVYVGYEPNAFDGKDNEYINSPDHDSTGRFVPYWNTIQGEIGIEPLVNYDTQDYYQLPKITHEDIVTEPYFYQGIFMVSYDVPILKDDEFIGVAGVDVSLDYIDDVVSEIKAFDTGYAFVTGNTGILVSHPEYKEGIGTHTLYDFDIPEISSAAEDIKNGKGGSVETIDPVTGEEVIMFYEPVRTGNYSFVLVVPKEEMFAGVTKLRNSLVIISIISICFMGLVSYLIATSITSPIDEIVKNFRNIAQDAVDGKLDTRAKTNVEKDFKEIPIGLNMILDAVIAPIRESIRVTNALAKGELGARTELELKGEFKQLGDTLDNFADSLNNIIADSNSVLTAIQNNDFSRNVQIHGEGDFNILTYGIEETRNSLDLAIHEQKKAEKALRDSERKFRTLFESPNDAIYLTDMQGNILEVNEVACSRMGYSHDEFLSLTHMDIDASNRGKDFLKVLKELCKIKSNLLETVHMRKDGTIFPVELSSRMIKFDGYKAVITIARDISKRKQTEKELKKYADELKHSNELKEEMESIINNSPVIVFKWKTETDWPVEFVSDNITKLGYTVEDFTSNTIKYADIIHPDDSERTHLHISNYYMKKDAQLNYEYRIYTKSGDVRWVDERTFIRRDNYGRITLQGIILDVTERKKVEEALFQAENIRKKEIHHRVKNNLQVISSLLYLASDNFEEQDVIEAFMDSRNRVRSMALIHEELYQSKDMTSIDFSDYTEKLMNYLSRSCGSEKKDIKLVSKIEDVYLNVDTAVPLGMIINELVSNSLKHAFPGMKEGEISVELKVLKNDFLLKIKDNGIGISPDIDYRNTESLGLQLVTTLVDQIDGTIELNSIHGTEFIINFAERK; encoded by the coding sequence GTGAAACAGAATGAAATGCCAATAAAAGCTAAATTGATCATATACATAGTAGTTAGCGTTTTTTTGGTACTTATTGTTTCAACTGCCGTCAGTATCACAACCGTGACAGCACAACAAAAAGAACTGGCATACCTTCAATCCGTGGAAATGGCAAGGGACTATGCAAATCAGTTCGATGGAGATATGAAGGCAAATATGGCTATTGCACAGACCATTGCCAAAACAATGGAAATGTATACGACTGCTGACAGGGAAGAAGTAAATAATATTCTCAAAAATGTTCTTGAAACATATCCTTCTCTTACAGGAGTTTATGTAGGATACGAACCAAATGCCTTCGATGGAAAGGACAATGAATATATCAATTCTCCAGACCATGATTCCACCGGGAGGTTCGTACCTTACTGGAATACTATCCAGGGAGAAATAGGAATTGAACCCCTGGTAAACTATGACACCCAGGATTACTATCAGCTTCCTAAAATAACACATGAAGATATTGTTACAGAACCTTATTTTTATCAGGGTATCTTCATGGTAAGCTACGATGTACCTATCCTTAAAGATGATGAATTCATAGGTGTTGCAGGTGTTGATGTATCTCTTGATTATATTGATGATGTGGTAAGTGAGATAAAAGCCTTTGACACAGGCTACGCATTTGTTACAGGAAATACCGGTATTCTGGTATCTCATCCTGAATACAAAGAGGGAATAGGCACTCATACTCTTTACGATTTTGACATTCCTGAAATATCATCTGCAGCAGAGGATATCAAAAATGGAAAGGGAGGAAGTGTTGAAACTATCGATCCTGTGACAGGCGAAGAAGTAATAATGTTCTACGAACCTGTAAGGACAGGTAACTATTCTTTTGTGCTTGTGGTCCCAAAAGAAGAGATGTTTGCCGGGGTCACCAAGCTTAGAAACAGTCTGGTCATTATATCTATTATTTCAATATGTTTTATGGGCCTTGTCTCTTATCTGATAGCAACATCGATAACTTCTCCTATTGATGAAATAGTCAAGAACTTTAGAAATATTGCTCAGGATGCAGTTGACGGTAAATTGGATACAAGAGCAAAAACAAATGTAGAGAAAGACTTCAAAGAAATTCCAATCGGACTTAATATGATCCTGGACGCTGTGATAGCACCGATACGGGAATCTATCAGAGTTACAAATGCCCTTGCAAAAGGAGAACTTGGAGCACGTACCGAACTGGAACTAAAAGGAGAATTCAAGCAGCTTGGAGATACATTGGATAATTTTGCAGATTCACTGAACAATATTATTGCAGATTCCAACAGTGTACTTACTGCTATACAGAACAATGATTTTTCCCGCAATGTTCAGATTCATGGCGAAGGTGATTTCAATATCCTCACTTACGGAATTGAAGAAACAAGAAACTCGTTAGATCTGGCTATTCACGAGCAAAAAAAAGCTGAGAAGGCTCTGAGAGATTCTGAAAGAAAATTCAGGACTTTGTTTGAAAGTCCAAATGATGCAATATATCTTACTGATATGCAAGGAAATATCCTGGAAGTAAATGAGGTCGCATGTTCAAGAATGGGATATTCCCACGATGAATTCCTTTCTCTGACACACATGGATATTGATGCTTCCAACCGTGGAAAGGATTTTCTTAAAGTTCTAAAAGAGCTATGTAAGATCAAAAGCAACCTATTGGAAACAGTCCACATGAGAAAAGATGGTACTATCTTTCCAGTAGAATTGAGTAGCCGGATGATAAAGTTTGATGGGTATAAAGCAGTTATTACCATTGCAAGAGATATCAGTAAAAGAAAACAGACGGAAAAAGAACTCAAAAAATATGCTGATGAACTTAAGCATTCTAATGAGCTTAAAGAAGAAATGGAGAGCATAATCAATAACAGTCCCGTTATAGTCTTCAAATGGAAGACAGAAACTGACTGGCCAGTGGAATTCGTTTCAGACAATATCACAAAACTTGGCTACACTGTAGAAGATTTCACATCGAACACTATCAAGTATGCTGACATCATACACCCGGATGATAGTGAAAGAACACATTTGCATATCTCCAATTATTATATGAAAAAGGATGCTCAACTGAACTACGAATATAGAATATACACCAAATCAGGCGATGTAAGATGGGTAGATGAAAGAACGTTCATAAGACGTGATAATTACGGCAGGATCACATTGCAGGGAATCATTCTGGATGTAACTGAACGTAAAAAGGTAGAAGAAGCACTTTTTCAGGCAGAGAACATACGCAAGAAAGAAATACATCACCGTGTTAAGAACAATTTACAGGTAATATCAAGCCTACTCTATCTTGCATCTGATAATTTCGAGGAGCAGGACGTAATAGAGGCCTTTATGGATAGTCGCAACCGTGTACGTTCAATGGCTCTGATACATGAAGAATTGTACCAATCCAAGGATATGACAAGTATTGATTTTTCTGATTACACGGAGAAATTGATGAATTATCTATCCAGATCATGCGGAAGTGAAAAGAAAGATATTAAGCTTGTTTCAAAAATCGAGGATGTTTATCTGAATGTTGATACAGCTGTTCCACTTGGTATGATAATCAATGAACTTGTTTCAAACTCACTAAAACATGCTTTCCCTGGAATGAAAGAAGGGGAAATAAGTGTGGAACTCAAAGTTCTGAAAAATGATTTTTTATTGAAAATAAAAGATAATGGAATTGGTATCTCCCCTGATATAGATTACAGAAATACTGAATCTCTAGGTTTACAGCTTGTGACCACGCTGGTTGACCAGATCGATGGTACCATTGAACTGAACTCAATTCACGGAACAGAATTTATCATTAATTTTGCAGAGAGGAAATAA
- a CDS encoding response regulator, with protein sequence MSSAKILVVEDENIVALELKKRLKKLGYQIPSVASSGIEAINKAEGFLPDLVIMDIRLKGDMDGIQAAQTIRERFNIPIIYLTAHSDDETLKRAKQTEPYGYILKPFEEDDLRTAIEIALYKYQMENHHDK encoded by the coding sequence ATTAGTAGTGCAAAGATACTAGTTGTTGAGGATGAAAATATTGTTGCTCTGGAGCTTAAGAAAAGATTGAAAAAACTCGGATATCAGATTCCCAGTGTTGCATCATCCGGGATAGAAGCAATTAACAAAGCTGAAGGGTTTCTTCCGGATCTTGTGATAATGGACATCAGACTAAAAGGAGATATGGATGGAATTCAAGCAGCTCAGACGATTCGGGAAAGGTTCAATATACCAATAATATATCTTACTGCTCATTCAGACGATGAAACACTTAAAAGAGCTAAACAGACAGAACCTTATGGATATATTTTAAAGCCCTTTGAAGAAGACGACCTGCGAACAGCAATTGAAATAGCACTATATAAGTATCAGATGGAAAATCACCATGATAAATAG
- the pylS gene encoding pyrrolysine--tRNA(Pyl) ligase — MEKKPLDTLISKNGLWVSRNGHLHGIQKCETSQKYIRIEMDCGEVITVRNSRSSRSARSLRNHKFQKPCKRCRLSEDRIREFSKKISRKDESEIKIVRSFRLEPEKPVKQEIPATINKPEIKTNTPSHIHNEQRAGTTANSSTNHSSAPKQSKSSSSPSKPNKTFQPQVKSKKTEFTSSQKTRILSLLGPGEMISFSKEKRSFGELESILQTERKKDIREVYENSRENLLGKLERTITEFFVDMGFLEVKSPILIPFEYMERIGVGEDKKLSEQIFRVDDNMCLRPMLAPGLYNHLRKFDNVLPDPVRIFEIGPCYRKESDGNSHLEEFTMLNFCQMGSKCTRENLEYIIDEFLEFLGIDYEIMEDSCMVYGETIDIMHKNMELSSAVVGPIPMDMDWGVNKPWIGAGFGLERLLKAKHDFKNIKRAARSESYYNGISINL, encoded by the coding sequence ATGGAAAAGAAACCACTTGATACACTTATTAGCAAAAACGGTTTATGGGTGTCACGCAACGGACACCTTCATGGGATACAAAAGTGTGAAACATCCCAGAAATATATACGAATAGAAATGGATTGCGGGGAAGTAATCACCGTACGCAATTCAAGATCAAGCCGATCCGCAAGGTCACTCAGGAATCACAAATTCCAGAAGCCCTGTAAGCGCTGTCGTCTGTCAGAAGACAGGATCAGGGAATTTTCAAAGAAGATCTCCAGAAAGGATGAATCTGAAATAAAAATTGTTCGCTCTTTCCGTTTAGAGCCTGAAAAGCCGGTAAAACAAGAAATACCAGCAACAATAAACAAACCGGAAATAAAAACAAACACTCCTTCTCACATTCATAATGAACAAAGGGCTGGAACAACTGCTAATAGTTCCACCAACCACAGTTCAGCTCCGAAGCAAAGTAAGAGCAGTTCCAGCCCCTCTAAACCTAATAAGACTTTCCAGCCGCAAGTAAAGTCGAAGAAAACGGAGTTCACATCCTCACAAAAGACCAGGATACTCTCACTTCTCGGACCTGGAGAGATGATATCATTCTCAAAGGAGAAGCGTTCTTTTGGCGAACTGGAATCTATACTTCAGACTGAAAGGAAAAAGGACATCAGAGAAGTGTACGAAAACAGCCGTGAAAACCTTCTTGGAAAGCTTGAGAGAACGATAACAGAATTCTTCGTGGACATGGGCTTCCTTGAGGTAAAATCACCCATACTCATTCCCTTTGAATATATGGAAAGAATAGGAGTCGGCGAGGACAAAAAATTATCCGAGCAAATATTCAGGGTCGATGACAACATGTGCCTGCGTCCCATGCTGGCACCCGGTTTGTACAACCACCTGCGAAAGTTCGATAACGTACTTCCTGATCCTGTAAGGATATTTGAAATAGGTCCGTGCTACCGCAAGGAATCAGACGGGAACAGCCATCTTGAAGAGTTCACCATGCTCAATTTCTGCCAGATGGGATCCAAGTGCACAAGAGAGAATCTTGAGTATATTATAGATGAGTTCCTGGAATTCCTTGGTATCGATTATGAGATTATGGAAGATAGCTGCATGGTCTATGGCGAGACCATCGATATCATGCACAAGAACATGGAACTCTCATCTGCTGTTGTAGGTCCTATTCCAATGGATATGGACTGGGGAGTGAACAAACCATGGATAGGAGCCGGTTTTGGCCTTGAGAGACTTCTGAAGGCAAAGCACGATTTCAAGAATATCAAGCGTGCAGCAAGGTCCGAATCCTACTACAACGGAATCAGCATAAACCTGTGA
- the pylB gene encoding methylornithine synthase PylB — MIKNIDYWDLDRFAQDIVSGKQLTDENLRELLSLTEEEDIQKLHYVARKVRDHFFGNKVFLYSFVYFSTYCKNNCAFCYYNRCNDIQRYRLDMEEIRNICRALKNESIHMVDLTMGEDPYFHNDPEKFVDIVRTVKEEMGLPIMISPGVMDDRTLSKLRENGADFLALYQETHDRELYQKLRVGQSFEERMHARQFAKKIGYCVEDGILTGVGNNIDSTIKSLRGMQKNKPDMVRVMTFVPQDGTPLEEVSQESSLSELKIISILRLMFPDRLIPASLDLEGIDGMVHRLNAGANVVTSIIPSDSSLEGVVNYDRELEERDRDPKSVVKRLRTMGMEPASQADFNRIIGKSTGKPAEVPVVAI, encoded by the coding sequence ATGATAAAGAATATCGATTACTGGGACCTCGACAGGTTTGCACAGGATATAGTAAGTGGAAAGCAGCTCACAGATGAAAATCTCAGGGAACTGCTGTCCCTGACGGAAGAAGAAGATATCCAGAAATTGCACTATGTAGCAAGAAAAGTGAGAGACCATTTCTTTGGAAACAAAGTATTTCTCTACAGCTTCGTTTACTTCTCAACATACTGCAAGAACAACTGTGCTTTCTGTTATTACAACAGATGCAACGATATACAGCGATACCGCCTTGATATGGAGGAGATACGCAATATCTGCAGGGCACTGAAGAATGAGAGTATTCACATGGTTGACCTGACCATGGGAGAAGACCCCTATTTCCACAATGATCCGGAAAAATTCGTTGATATTGTGAGAACAGTAAAAGAGGAAATGGGATTACCCATAATGATCTCTCCCGGTGTCATGGATGACAGAACTCTCAGCAAGCTCCGTGAAAATGGAGCTGACTTCCTAGCTCTGTACCAGGAAACCCATGACCGCGAACTCTACCAGAAACTGAGGGTGGGACAGTCATTTGAAGAAAGGATGCATGCAAGGCAGTTCGCCAAAAAGATCGGATACTGCGTGGAAGACGGAATACTCACAGGTGTGGGAAATAACATTGACTCCACCATAAAGTCCCTGCGAGGTATGCAGAAGAACAAACCGGACATGGTTCGTGTTATGACTTTTGTTCCACAGGATGGGACCCCCCTTGAGGAAGTAAGCCAGGAATCCAGTCTCTCAGAACTGAAGATAATATCAATACTAAGACTGATGTTCCCGGACAGGCTCATACCGGCATCTCTTGACCTTGAAGGAATTGATGGCATGGTCCACCGCCTTAATGCAGGTGCAAACGTTGTCACATCGATAATACCATCCGATTCCTCACTGGAAGGTGTGGTCAATTATGACAGGGAGCTTGAAGAAAGGGACAGGGACCCAAAAAGTGTTGTCAAGCGTCTCAGGACCATGGGTATGGAACCTGCAAGCCAGGCTGATTTCAACAGGATAATAGGAAAATCCACCGGAAAGCCTGCTGAAGTACCGGTGGTGGCAATATGA
- the pylC gene encoding 3-methylornithine--L-lysine ligase PylC, with protein MKTICIIGGKLQGFEVTYLAHKAGMNVVLVDRRAKPLIRNVVDSFHCFDITEEPEKLRELSENVDAIIPVNENLRTIEFLRSMKNELACPILFDFDAYYVSMDKKRSKDYFKSIGIPTPADKPVKPPYFVKPPCESSSIGTSIIYDDRELEGLDPSMLIEEYVEGDVVSLEVIGDGRNFAVVKETKIHIDGTYDCHMVTPIDNYPEFRKISHELAKNLNLRGIMDVEAIDSPQGLKVLEIDARFPSQTPTAVYHSTGINLVELLMQAFSEEVQEMEIAAQKNYCIYEHMLLENGNLKPVGEHVLSQGDEYVQFHASENLEIFESRGKNMNSVFTLISRGADREETEKVRQNGMEMITEHFQNNPQEV; from the coding sequence ATGAAGACCATCTGCATCATCGGAGGGAAGTTACAGGGTTTTGAGGTTACCTATCTGGCACATAAGGCAGGCATGAATGTTGTGCTTGTGGACCGCAGGGCAAAACCCCTTATACGCAACGTTGTGGACAGTTTTCACTGTTTTGACATAACTGAGGAACCCGAAAAACTGAGGGAACTCTCAGAAAACGTAGATGCCATCATTCCGGTAAATGAAAACCTGAGAACCATAGAGTTCCTCAGGAGTATGAAGAATGAGCTGGCATGCCCCATACTCTTCGATTTTGATGCTTATTATGTAAGCATGGATAAGAAGCGTTCAAAGGATTATTTCAAATCCATTGGCATACCAACTCCTGCAGATAAACCTGTGAAACCACCTTATTTTGTAAAGCCTCCTTGTGAAAGCAGCAGCATTGGAACATCTATAATATATGATGACAGGGAACTGGAAGGGCTTGACCCATCCATGCTCATCGAGGAATATGTTGAGGGTGATGTTGTTTCCCTTGAAGTTATCGGGGATGGCAGGAATTTTGCAGTTGTCAAGGAAACAAAGATACACATTGATGGAACCTACGACTGCCACATGGTGACTCCCATTGATAACTACCCTGAATTCAGGAAGATAAGTCATGAGCTTGCAAAGAACCTCAACCTCCGGGGAATAATGGATGTAGAGGCAATAGACAGCCCCCAGGGTCTGAAGGTGCTGGAAATAGATGCAAGATTCCCAAGCCAGACACCTACGGCTGTTTACCATTCCACAGGAATCAACCTTGTGGAATTGCTCATGCAGGCATTTTCAGAAGAAGTGCAGGAGATGGAGATAGCTGCGCAGAAGAACTACTGTATCTATGAACATATGCTTCTTGAGAATGGGAACCTGAAACCTGTTGGTGAGCATGTGCTCTCGCAGGGTGACGAATACGTACAGTTCCACGCTTCTGAGAATCTTGAGATATTCGAGTCAAGGGGCAAGAACATGAACAGTGTTTTCACTCTCATAAGCCGGGGAGCCGACAGGGAAGAGACTGAAAAAGTGAGACAAAACGGAATGGAAATGATAACGGAACATTTCCAGAACAATCCACAGGAGGTATAA